The segment CTACCGGTAAATTTGCTGGCGCCACTAAACCATACCAAGTAGCCATGTCATAACCAGGAAGTCCAGATTCAGCTATCGTCGGAATGTTTGGTGCTGCCGCTGATCGTTTTGCAGTGGTGACACCAAGCGCTCTCAAGCTGCCTGACTTTACATGCGGCAAGCCGCTTGGCAAGTTTGGAAAACTCATATCAACCTGCCCTGAAATGACATCAGGCATAGCACTTCCCGTACCCTTATAGGGTACATGAATCATGTCGATCTTAGCCATCTTTTCAAACAACACTGCTGATAGATGGACAGATGTTCCGCTACCACTAGAGGCAAAAGTGAGCTTACCGGGATTTGCTTTTCCAGCCGCAATCAATTCATTTACAGATTTATAAGGCGAATTTGCGGGAACGATGAGGATGTTTGGTGCCGAAAACACCCCACCAATCGCCGTGAAATCTTTTACAGGATCATAAGGAAGATTTTTATAGAGTGAAGCATTGACCGCATGTCCAATCGAAGGGAAATACAAAACATAACCATCCGGCGCTGAACGCGCAACATACTCAGCGGCGATATTTCCGTTTGCGCCTGCCTTGTTTTCAACAACGACTGGCTGACCCAGCCTCACCGAAAGCCCCTCTGCTAATGCTCGCCCAACTGTATCAGCGGAACCTCCAGGAGAAAATCCCACAATTAAATGAATTGGCTTACTTGGATATTCAGTTTTGTTCTGAGCGTATGCGATTCCTGCGAAAATCCCAGCAGCAATCAAAAATACTATTTTGCTGTGCGCCCTCATTTAGCGTGAAGACCCCTGAATCATTGGCACACCACTTAAGGCTTGTAGATCTTCAAAGCTGAGACCATCTACCCAATCCACTGCAACAAGCCCTTCGGATGTAACGGCGATTGTTGCCAAATCGGTATAGACACAGTCAACAGCAGCCAAAGCAGTCAAAGGATAAGTGCACTCTTTAACAAATTTTGACTCACCGGATTTAGTGAGATGCTCCATCATGACAAATAATTTCTTTGCGCCCAAAGCTAAATCCATTGCCCCACCAACCGCTGGTATAGCTTTTGGATCACTGGTGCGCCAATTTGCGATATCGCCTTTTACTGAGACCTGAAAGGCTCCCAATACGCAGATATCAATATGACCGCCGCGAATCATCACAAAGGAGTCTGCGTGATGGCAGAGTGATGCGCCAGGCAACATGGTTACCGGCTGCTTACCAGCATTCACCAACTCTTCATCTATCTCATGATCTTTTGCAAGTGGGCCCATGCCAAGCAATCCATTCTCGGAGTGCAATAGGATCTCTTTATCTGAAGGTAGGTAATTAGAAATGGTCATCGGCTGTCCGATACCCAAGTTCACATGCGCGCCATCGGGAATATCTTGAACAATGCGCTTAGCAATGTCTGCTGTTGTGCGTTTTTGTACTTTAGAGAGGTCAATCATAATTTACCCTCCACCAACACAATACGTTTTACAAAAATTCCAGGAGTGACGATCACTTCAGGATCTAGTTGACCCAATTCCACCACTTCATTGACTTGCGCAATCGTGCAGCGCGCAGCCGTTGCCATAATGGGTCCAAAGTTACGGCCAGTTCGGTGATAAGTAAGATTACCCCAACGATCACCTTTATCGGCCTTGATGAGCGCATAGTCCGCTTTTATCGCCGTTTCAAAAATATGATCAAAGCCATCGATAACGCGCGTATCTTTTCCTTTAGCCAACTCTGTGCCAAAACCGGTGGGCGTATAAAAGCCGCCAATACCAGCGCCACCAGCACGGATACGCTCAGCCAGGGTGCCTTGCGGAACTAACTCCAGCTCAATTTTTCCATCGCGATACAGATCATCGAATGCACCTGATTCTGGCTGACGAGGAAATGAGCAAACTACTTTTTTAACCTGGCCATTACCAATTAACTTGGCAATACCGATTCCTGAATTTCCAGCATTGTTACTGATGATGGTGAGATTTTTTGCACCCTGCTCTGCCAAGGCATCCAATAAATAAATTGGCAGGCCAGCGCCACCAAAACCTGAAACCAAAATGGTTGAGCCATCAGATATATCCTGGACGGCTTGCGCCACACCAGGAATAATTTTGTTTATCACTACTTGTCTCCATCTATTTTTATTATGGGTGCTGCTTTTCAGCTTTGCGCTGATTTTCTATTAATTTAATACATTTGCGAGATCGCATCCCGAATAATGGCAGGCAGCTTCTTGGCAAGCGCTCTTCTAGACTCAAGCGCCGTTTTTGAACCTTCTCTCACCTTGGCAGACCAGGGTGAACCTGGGAAATATGCATCATCCTGATATCGAGGAATCACATGCCAATGAATATGGGGAACCATATTACCCAAGGTGGCGAGATTGACTTTATGCGGCTCCATTACCTCACGAATAACCTCTTCAACAGCAAACACTAGAGACATGATGTGCTCACGCTCGCCATAAGTAAGATCAGACATCTCGGGTACATGACGATTCCAGATTACCCGGCAAAATCCCGGCAAATCTGGATCATTCACCATAATCACTCGGCAGTCGTCACCACGCCAAATTAACTCGCCCTCCTCGGGCTTGAGCTCATCCTTACAAAGTGTGCAATTGGTCATGCAATGAATGTATACGAAAACGGCATCTAAGTCACCTTTGTGGGGTAATTTAGATGCCGCGGCAGTAAGGGTGTTACTGCTACTACAGACTACTTAGGGATTCTTAGTGGAACTGCTCTTCTTCAGTAGAACCAGTCAACGCTGTAACAGATGACTTGCCACCCTGAATAACAGTTGTTACATCATCAAAGTAACCTGTGCCAACTTCTTGCTGGTGTGACACGAAAGTGTAACCACGATCACGCGCAGCAAATTCTGGCTCCTGTACTTTCTCAACATAAGCAGTCATACCACGCTTAGAGTAGTCTTGCGCCAAGTCGTACATGTTGTACCACATGGAGTGAATACCAGCGAGAGTAATGAACTGATACTTGTAGCCCATCGCGCCCAACTCACGTTGGAATTTCGCAATCGTTGCATCGTCCAAGTTTTTCTTCCAGTTAAAAGATGGTGAGCAGTTGTATGCCAACATCTTGCCCGGGAACTTAGCGCGAATCGCTTCAGCAAACTGACGCGCAAAATCCAAATCAGGTGTGCCAGTTTCACACCAAACCATATCAGCGTATTCAGCGTAAGCCAAACCACGTGAAATTGCCTGATCCAAACCTTTGCGAGTCTTGTAGAAACCTTCTGCGGTGCGCTCACCAGTTAAGAATGGCTTGTCGTTTTCATCGTAGTCAGAGGTCAACAAGTCAGCAGCTTCAGCATCAGTGCGAGCCAAGATAATAGTTGGCACGCCCATTACGTCAGCAGCCAAACGGGCTGCGATCAACTTCTGTACAGACTCACCAGTTGGCAACAATACCTTACCGCCCAAGTGGCCACACTTCTTAACAGAAGAAAGTTGGTCTTCAAAGTGAACGCCAGCAGCGCCTTGTTTGATCAATGCTTTAGCCAATTCAAATGCATTCAATACACCACCGAAACCAGCTTCAGCATCAGCAACGATTGGCGCATAGTAGTCGATATAACCTGCATCGCCAGGGCCAATACCTTTAGCAGTTTGAATTTCATCAGCACGTTGGAATGAGTTGTTAATACGCTCAACCATCTTTGGAACAGAATCAACTGGATACAAAGATTGATCTGGGTACATTGCTGCATATGAGTTACCGTCAGCAGCTACTTGCCAACCAGACAAATAGATTGCTTGAATGCCAGCTTTAACCTGTTGCATTGCTTGACCACCAGTCAATGCACCTAAGCAATTTA is part of the Polynucleobacter tropicus genome and harbors:
- a CDS encoding 3-oxoacid CoA-transferase subunit A, with amino-acid sequence MINKIIPGVAQAVQDISDGSTILVSGFGGAGLPIYLLDALAEQGAKNLTIISNNAGNSGIGIAKLIGNGQVKKVVCSFPRQPESGAFDDLYRDGKIELELVPQGTLAERIRAGGAGIGGFYTPTGFGTELAKGKDTRVIDGFDHIFETAIKADYALIKADKGDRWGNLTYHRTGRNFGPIMATAARCTIAQVNEVVELGQLDPEVIVTPGIFVKRIVLVEGKL
- the aceA gene encoding isocitrate lyase, encoding MADRKAEIAAIQKDWDTNPRWKGIKRGYTAEDVVRLRGSLMIEHTLAKHGAEKLWDLVNNEAYVNCLGALTGGQAMQQVKAGIQAIYLSGWQVAADGNSYAAMYPDQSLYPVDSVPKMVERINNSFQRADEIQTAKGIGPGDAGYIDYYAPIVADAEAGFGGVLNAFELAKALIKQGAAGVHFEDQLSSVKKCGHLGGKVLLPTGESVQKLIAARLAADVMGVPTIILARTDAEAADLLTSDYDENDKPFLTGERTAEGFYKTRKGLDQAISRGLAYAEYADMVWCETGTPDLDFARQFAEAIRAKFPGKMLAYNCSPSFNWKKNLDDATIAKFQRELGAMGYKYQFITLAGIHSMWYNMYDLAQDYSKRGMTAYVEKVQEPEFAARDRGYTFVSHQQEVGTGYFDDVTTVIQGGKSSVTALTGSTEEEQFH
- a CDS encoding tripartite tricarboxylate transporter substrate binding protein, translated to MIAAGIFAGIAYAQNKTEYPSKPIHLIVGFSPGGSADTVGRALAEGLSVRLGQPVVVENKAGANGNIAAEYVARSAPDGYVLYFPSIGHAVNASLYKNLPYDPVKDFTAIGGVFSAPNILIVPANSPYKSVNELIAAGKANPGKLTFASSGSGTSVHLSAVLFEKMAKIDMIHVPYKGTGSAMPDVISGQVDMSFPNLPSGLPHVKSGSLRALGVTTAKRSAAAPNIPTIAESGLPGYDMATWYGLVAPANLPVEIRNRINKELQGILADPKFKDKLIAQGADPMPGTPEQFSTFIKAEIEKWRKLIAQSQITID
- a CDS encoding 3-oxoacid CoA-transferase subunit B, coding for MIDLSKVQKRTTADIAKRIVQDIPDGAHVNLGIGQPMTISNYLPSDKEILLHSENGLLGMGPLAKDHEIDEELVNAGKQPVTMLPGASLCHHADSFVMIRGGHIDICVLGAFQVSVKGDIANWRTSDPKAIPAVGGAMDLALGAKKLFVMMEHLTKSGESKFVKECTYPLTALAAVDCVYTDLATIAVTSEGLVAVDWVDGLSFEDLQALSGVPMIQGSSR
- a CDS encoding HIT family protein, whose product is MTNCTLCKDELKPEEGELIWRGDDCRVIMVNDPDLPGFCRVIWNRHVPEMSDLTYGEREHIMSLVFAVEEVIREVMEPHKVNLATLGNMVPHIHWHVIPRYQDDAYFPGSPWSAKVREGSKTALESRRALAKKLPAIIRDAISQMY